The genomic region AAACCGTCTCGCTACTGGGACCGTGGCAAGCTTTGGTACCGCGGCGGCAATCTTTTGTGATAATAacggctgctggctggcgggggtggtggtccggAGAGAAAGGGCTCGGAAGGCCGAGGCGAGGTTCAGCCTTGGGGGCATCGTTGCTGTATGCGCGGTTTTGTgtgtggtggggggtgggatggtcGTCGACGACGGAGCGGGagggttgttgtcgtcgtcgtctcgTCAAATCGCAAACCCGGAAGCTTTCACCCACCCAATTCGCCTTGTCCCTCTCGCGCCGTTCTCGAAAAAATGAAAACTATCCCGGTGTTTTCCCGGTCTTGGGTTTGGAGTAGTGGGGCAAGTTACAGCTTCTCGAAAGCTGGTCTGTGCTTTTTGACTTTTGTAATaaccccaaaacccatcaacttcacaaccccccccttcccgccaaacatcaacaacctccgaAGACTAGCGTTATTTGCCATCCAGCCACACAGCAaagttgtgtgtgtgtgtgtgtgtgaccCCCACGAACCGGCCAACGACACTGGTGAAAATGAGTGGTTCACAGGTGGGTTGGACGTGCAACAGCGGGAGGGGCATCGGGTCACGGGAGCAACAGTTCCTCCAAGTTTCCCCATACTGTCCCCCATCCgagctttttctttttcttctcttcgaGTCTTGTGACACCGCATATgttgtgtggttgttgtgatTGCAGTGGGAGTTGCAGAGACCAATTACCGTCATTCCCATGAACAGGTGAGCCCAGGTCTACCCTCCTTAGCTGACCCCTTCTCCTCATGGCATCTAGTTGTTGAACGTCCAGAGATGCTGCCTCAGCTACACCTTTCCTAATTGTAGGTAGATACATCTCACAGGAAGCCGAATCCTCTCTATCAGACACACAAGAATGACACTCAAATCACAACATCGGtgtttatatatatatctgcATGCATTCATGTACACACTTCTCCCATCAAGTTAGCCCAAAacattaaaaaaaaaacccctcctctcccactcccaccactctcaccaccatcacgggaccacctcccccattcCTCCACCACGTCACCGAAAAtctccccaaaatccaaccctctccagcccagcacaccccccacctcaacaaccttgatTGGCCCGAAGATCCCTCACGTCCCCTAGTCCAGACCCGACAACACGGGAAAAAAGCCTTGGTTTGAAGCGGTGTAAGTCAGAAGCTTGGCATTTCCTATCCTGGCCACGAATGACCTCCCACAAACCGCCcttacctcctcctccactcttTGCTTTCTTGTGAAGATGTTAGTAAGTTTCAATATCTATAAATACCAGCAAGCATACAAGCATACAAGCACACaaacatacatacatacatacatacatacagaCAAGAGTTCAAATAaaccaaaaaagaaagaaaaaaaaccagtAAATATTAACAGTCTAGAACAACAAAATTCTTTTCCAATCTCATGTCATCAAGAaaaccaaaagaaaaaacagaaaacaaCTCGGATATCAACGTGAAAAAATTAGAGATAGATGAAAGCAAATTCCAACATATCCTCCACCATTTAccaataaaaaaaagttgtTCCCAGCCTCCTTGCATTATATCCCAGCCCAGTTCCACCTTTTTTAATTGTTTTTAAAACCGTTCTCCGTTGGGTTGTTCCGAAGCGGTGTGCTGAAGCTCGATCCGTTGTCGTCGATATCGGCCCGGTAATCTTTCCCTTGCTTTTCGACTTGACGATAGGTGACATGTCGAATACTTTGTTCAACAGTATGGTGCTTCGGTAGTGCGATCCAACACCGCTACATCCATCCCACCCGGGCCAAGCTCAAGGTCACGGAGTTGTAACCGACCAAGACCACAAGAGAAGTAGACATCGCAGTAAAAGACCAACCAACCCGCCCTCCATACCGCCTCCCAAGCATCCTCATTCCGCCCCCCACCGTCAAATCCAAACAAGAGAGAAACTCGAAGCCAGCCAAGGAAAAGACAAAGAAACCAAGCAGCCAGAACAACCACCCAAAAGCCCCAATATTTTACAATTCCCATTTTCCATAAAAGTTCAACAATTTCGAGCCGCCAGTGAGTTCCACCAAGACTCCAGATCCTCTCGAGTTAAAGCCATGTGTCCGTTCATGTGCTGAAAAAGACAAGCCTTCCAGCCCAAAGAACCACCCACTCAGCAATGCCTCCCAGTGGTATCTGGCCATCAGCGAACTCCCAAGTAGACGTACATCATCGTCAGATGTGCCTTTGATAAGTGTCCTCCCAAGTAAATAAAGAAAccgaaaacaaaaacaaaaacaaaagccAAAACCATAGTCAATCTGTTTCATAAGCCAAAAAGAACATCAAAACAAAGCAAGTCTGCGCCAGGTCATGATAAGAGTTTCCGTTGTGTGCCGTGTGGCAATGTCGATTTCCCTCCAAAAACTCCTCTTGTGTACGTCGGTCGAAAGTATTAAGCACGGCGTGTGTTGTGTGGGTCGTTATTGTACAACGAAGAGGAATGGTTTGTGTcgttaaatataagtaaTCCGAAAGTGTAGCCCGAGAATCCGTGTGTCGTGAAAAGTAGCCGTGATCGTGTAAGCGGTGGCGGTGAATGGTAGGTGTGTGTTGAAACGCAAGACCAAAACGGGGTTTCGAGACAATTTGACTCGGAATCTCCAAGCAGCACTCATCACGGGATCCTAAAGTGGTCCCGGACGGCCGTCTGACTGTTCCGCAGCCGAACCATCAATCTTCGTCCCGTCATCAACTTGCTGTCAAGCCAACGAATTACCATGCGCTtcgggtggtggagggtgagctGGGGTTCGAAGAGGCGCCGTTCAACCATTTGTAAGCAACCTCAGCAGCATCTTCTTTGGCGTTGTTGACGTTCTTGCCATCGTACCAAAATCGGGCATCGTGAGTCACTCCGTAAACGGTAACCCTGCTGGACCATGCTGTACGTCCACCTGTATTCCGGTCAGCATTCAAATTTCGCAAGACATACTCCcggacaaaaaaaaaaagaaattcACATACCTCGTCGGTCAGACACAATTTGGAAAACCGGCGCGGCAATTTGAAGGTCGTGGCAAGTACCTGACGGCGTCATTAGCTACATGAAGCAGACATTCTGTATTTGGGGGAGCTCACTCTCCAGGGAATCCTGCCAGGGAGTCTTGCTAGTGTTGGCCTTGGGCGCCATTTTGCGGAGGACCGGACTTGAAGTGAAACGGTCGGTAGTGTGATAGTTTGCGAAGAGGAAGTGGTGATTTTCGAATGGGCTGTGTTGTATCAGGTGTGAGTCGAGTATATTTGTATTCGTATCGTGTCGTCAAATGTGCTGTTTGGATGAAaattgttttgtttcgaACGGTGAAGGGTGAGGTGTTGAGATGAATGTGGGGGAAGAAATAGGCTCAGGCGGTCTGGTTTTATAGTCCGGAACGGTCCggcgaggagaagctggataCGCTCCCAGAGACTGTGACAGAGGCTAGAAGCAAAAGAATGTCGTGTCCGAACCAGATTCGAGAAGATTTGATGCTTAattaagaaaaaaaaatgcaGGCTGCCCTGGCCCGTCAGGTCTGTGCTGTCTTCCCCGGTTGAAGGGGCGTGGATATGGGCCTGTTTGACTGTGAGAGAAACTCGGCGAGTGACGTTAGAGGAAAGAAGCGGACAGCTGCATCATCCGAATAACACAGCCAGATAGGCAGAATCAACAGAGGAAGGATGCTTTTGCAAAGCTTCTTTGCTGGCAGAAACAAGTGGTCAAGCCGGGAGATGGAAAGAAAAGACCAGTGACACCAAAATACCCAAAGGGTATTTGACATGTCCACCTTGAGGACTGGCCGGATTTACGAACTACGTAGTCCTT from Podospora bellae-mahoneyi strain CBS 112042 chromosome 4, whole genome shotgun sequence harbors:
- a CDS encoding hypothetical protein (antiSMASH:Cluster_6; EggNog:ENOG503P6X0) produces the protein MAPKANTSKTPWQDSLESTCHDLQIAAPVFQIVSDRRGGRTAWSSRVTVYGVTHDARFWYDGKNVNNAKEDAAEVAYKWLNGASSNPSSPSTTRSAW